In the genome of bacterium, the window CAGAAGGGAATGGCCCTTGGCGGCCTCGGCAGGACGGCGGAAGGGTTCGCCCTCCTCGGCGACTTCTACGCTTACTCGAACCCCGAACTGGCCCTCGGCTACCTGAGGAAGGCGCTGGCCGGAACCGAAGACTCCGAAAAGAAAGCGGGACTTAAAAAAGAGATTGAAAGAATATCGGGCGAGATGAAGAGTCAGGAGATTCGGTAGAAGCACGATTTTCAACAGCTCCCAGGGCCGCAAACTTTACTTTTTTACCGTCGTCTGTTACCTTTCGCTCGCAGCAGTTTTAACAGACTCTTGCCCCTCTTTTAACGGAGCCTTCTTTCATGTCCATACGCATCTTCAACACCGAGACCGGCAAAAAAGAAGAGTTCACGACCGCCGTTCCCGGCAGGGTCGGCATGTACGTGTGCGGCGTGACGGTCTACGACCTCTGCCACATCGGCCACGCCCGCTCGGCCGTCGTCTTCGACGTAATCTACCGGTACATGAAATACTCTGGGCTCGGCGTCACCTACGTCCGCAACTTCACCGACGTGGACGACAAGATAATCAAGCGCGCCGCCGAAAAGAATATGACCTCGGCGGCCCTTGCCGAAAAATACATCGATGAATTTTACGTGGACATGGACGCTCTCGGGGTTCTTCGCCCCGACGTGGAGCCCCGCGCCACCGCCCACATCGCCGAGATGATAAGCCACATCGAAAAGCTCGTTAAACTGGGCCACGCCTACGAGGTGGACGGCGACGTGTATTTCTCAGTGGACAGTTTCAAGCCCTACGGGCACCTCTCAAAGAGAAACCTCGACGAGATGGTCTCCGGCGCGAGGGTGGACGTGGACGAGAGAAAGCGAAATCCCCTCGATTTCGCCCTCTGGAAGGCCGCCAAGCCCGGCGAGCCCTTCTGGCCGAGCCCCTGGGGGGACGGACGCCCCGGCTGGCACATCGAGTGTACCGTGATGGGCCAGAAATACCTCGGCGAGACCCTCGACATTCACGGCGGCGGCAAGGACCTTGTCTTTCCCCACCACGAGAACGAGGCCGCTCAGGCGGAGGCCGCGACCGGCAAGCCCTTCGTCCATTACTGGATGCACAATGGCTTCGTTAACATCGACA includes:
- a CDS encoding cysteine--tRNA ligase, producing the protein MSIRIFNTETGKKEEFTTAVPGRVGMYVCGVTVYDLCHIGHARSAVVFDVIYRYMKYSGLGVTYVRNFTDVDDKIIKRAAEKNMTSAALAEKYIDEFYVDMDALGVLRPDVEPRATAHIAEMISHIEKLVKLGHAYEVDGDVYFSVDSFKPYGHLSKRNLDEMVSGARVDVDERKRNPLDFALWKAAKPGEPFWPSPWGDGRPGWHIECTVMGQKYLGETLDIHGGGKDLVFPHHENEAAQAEAATGKPFVHYWMHNGFVNIDKEKMSKSLGNFFTIRDVLKNVHPQILRLFLLSHHYRSPVDYSEQSLRYARAGLERLYRVIEKLEERLETAPVSPRNKPEGISEETVADALESLKSSFAGAMDDDFNTAGAIGHLHTFANVLRPFLTDESPLETGFLRYVYEELKKLDSVLGLFALPAKEYFAAQRSEAEAGLEISPEEIEKLIIDRAEARKAKNFARADEVRKILLDKNIILEDGPKGTTWKARAD